A DNA window from Salvelinus namaycush isolate Seneca chromosome 30, SaNama_1.0, whole genome shotgun sequence contains the following coding sequences:
- the LOC120025312 gene encoding GTP-binding protein RAD-like: MTLNKSDKLRNMDKRRGSMPFPMHLQNLHRRSMPVDDREMRKAQTGELSNLMRRTSYTPGDPHRDSCVSDSSDSVISSGSDSEGQVYKVVLLGEQGVGKSSLARIFGGVEDGHDCDETGNTYDRSIEVDEEEASILLYDIWEQDNSQWLKEQCMRIGDAYIIVYSVTDKSSFEKASELRIQLRRARQSENIPIILVGNKSDLVRSREVSVDEGSTCAVVFDCKFIETSANLHHNVRDLFDGIVRQIRLRKDSKEENARRMANWKRRESIGKKAKRFLGRMVARKNKKMAFRQKSKSCHDLSVL, encoded by the exons ATGACTTTGAACAAAAGTGACAAATTGCGGAACATGGACAAAAGAAGAGGGAGCATGCCGTTTCCCATGCACCTGCAGAACCTGCACAGAAGAAGCATGCCAGTGGACGACCGCGAGATGCGCAAGGCGCAAACTGGGGAGCTGTCCAACCTCATGCGCCGCACGTCCTACACTCCCGGCGACCCTCACAGAGACAGCTGTGTATCGGACTCGTCCGATTCGGTTATATCCTCCGGCAGCGACTCCGAGGGACAGGTGTACAAGGTGGTTCTCCTCGGCGAGCAGGGTGTCGGCAAGTCTAGCCTGGCACGTATTTTCGGTGGAGTCGAGGATGGTCACGACTGCGacgagacag GAAACACGTATGACAGATCGATCGAGGTGGACGAGGAGGAGGCGTCCATCTTGTTGTACGACATTTGGGAACAG GATAACAGTCAGTGGCTGAAGGAACAGTGCATGAGGATAGGTGACGCCTACATCATCGTCTACTCAGTGACAGACAAGTCCAGCTTTGAGAAGGCGTCAGAGCTACGCATCCAGCTACGCAGAGCTCGCCAGTCTGAGAACATTCCCATCATCCTCGTGGGCAATAAGAGCGACCTGGTGCGGTCCAGAGAAGTCTCTGTGGATG aggGCAGCACCTGCGCTGTGGTGTTTGACTGCAAGTTCATCGAGACCTCAGCCAATCTCCACCACAACGTCAGGGACCTGTTCGATGGCATCGTCCGGCAGATCCGACTGCGCAAAGACAGCAAGGAGGAGAACGCTCGCCGTATGGCCAACTGGAAACGACGCGAGAGCATCGGCAAGAAGGCCAAGCGTTTCCTGGGCCGTATGGTGGCCCGGAAGAACAAGAAGATGGCCTTCAGACAGAAGTCCAAGTCCTGCCATGACCTCTCGGTCCTCTGA